The following coding sequences lie in one Leptospira inadai serovar Lyme str. 10 genomic window:
- a CDS encoding efflux RND transporter permease subunit, with the protein MIQNIIRFSAHNKFLILLFTLGILVASYVSMKTIPLDAIPDLSDTQVIVYSRWDRSPDIIEDQVTYPIITSLLGAPKIKVVRGFSDFGFSYVYVIFQDGTDIYWARSRVLEYLSRIQSQLPAGVKTELGPDASAVGWVFQYALVDTTGNNSLADLRTYQDFHLRYLLNSVPGVSEVAGIGGFKKQYQITINPNALRSYNIGFETLVQKIRESNQETGGRLLEISGAEYMVRGRGYLKSLTDIENIPLSTDINGTPVLLRNIASVQFGPDIRRGIADLNGEGDVVGGTIVMRHGENALSVIERVKAKINDIKASLPVGAEIVTTYDRSELIDHAISNLKFKLMEEMLIVSLVILVFLWHFPSAIIPILTIPISVIVAFIPMNLLDVNANIMSLAGMAISIGVLVDGAIVEVENAYKKLEEWESGGRKGDYHMVRLEALLEVGPSVFFSLLVIAVAFFPIFTLVDQEGRLFRPLAYSKNIAMAVAALLAITLDPAFRMLFTRMEPFRFKSALLSKVATALFVGKYYPEEKHPVSKILFRLYGPACHWVLERPKTVIASALALVFLTIPVYLSLGSEFMPQLYEESLLYMPTTLPGISVAEAEKLMVAMDKKIKSFPEVKRVFGKAGRSDTATDSAPFSMMETVILLKPQDEWRTANRFYSDWPRILQLPFLPFVNERLSKDELIELMNREMQFPGATNAWTMPIKTRIDMLSTGMRTPIGIKVLGSSLDEIEKIGIQIETLLKTNQDVRSVFAERTAGGYFLDLELKREKLARYNISVDAAQQIIVAAIGGEQVTQTVEGRERFSVNVRYPRELRDSVEKIRSILVPTQEFGHIPIGEIADIKTKTGPSMIRDENGFLAGYVYVDPSTSDIGGFVDQAKRKVSESIRLPPGYSILWSGQYENMLRVRERMKYILPLTIFIIFLLLYFNTKSYAKTIIVLLAVPFSLIGAVGLLYVLDYHVSVAVWVGMIALMGLDAETGVFMLLYLDLSYESAERKGMVRTREDRINAIIHGAVHRVRPKIMTVLAAMMGLLPIMWSNGTGSDVMKRIAAPMVGGLATSFLLELLVYPPIYLLWKEGKLVFGQSLPIVSKFFDRTESKKKDVLITQVKSESETLNEADSYEDEIRKTAQIRGKKLKKKTLS; encoded by the coding sequence ATGATTCAGAATATCATTCGTTTTTCGGCTCATAATAAATTTCTTATACTTCTTTTTACGTTAGGAATCCTTGTCGCTTCGTATGTTTCGATGAAAACGATTCCGTTGGACGCGATTCCCGATCTTTCGGACACTCAGGTTATCGTATATTCTAGGTGGGACCGAAGTCCGGATATCATAGAGGACCAAGTAACGTATCCGATCATAACCTCCTTACTGGGGGCGCCTAAGATTAAAGTAGTGCGAGGATTTTCCGATTTCGGATTTTCCTATGTTTACGTGATTTTTCAGGACGGTACCGATATCTATTGGGCTCGTTCCAGAGTTCTGGAATATCTATCCAGAATCCAATCCCAACTTCCTGCAGGCGTGAAAACCGAATTGGGACCGGACGCCAGTGCGGTCGGGTGGGTGTTCCAGTATGCCTTAGTCGATACGACCGGAAATAATTCACTCGCCGATTTAAGAACCTACCAGGATTTCCATCTAAGATACTTGCTGAATTCGGTGCCGGGAGTTTCGGAGGTCGCAGGAATCGGCGGATTCAAAAAACAGTACCAAATCACCATCAACCCGAACGCTCTTCGTTCCTATAATATAGGATTCGAAACGTTGGTTCAGAAAATACGGGAAAGCAATCAAGAAACGGGAGGAAGACTCCTCGAAATTTCCGGCGCCGAATATATGGTTCGGGGGCGAGGGTATTTAAAATCGCTGACCGACATAGAGAATATTCCTTTATCAACGGACATTAATGGAACGCCGGTACTTTTAAGGAATATAGCCTCCGTACAATTCGGACCCGATATTCGAAGGGGAATCGCCGACCTAAACGGGGAAGGGGATGTGGTCGGCGGAACGATCGTGATGAGACACGGTGAGAATGCGCTTTCGGTCATCGAGAGGGTTAAGGCCAAAATCAACGATATCAAGGCGAGCCTTCCCGTCGGGGCCGAGATCGTAACCACGTATGATCGATCGGAATTGATCGATCATGCGATTTCTAACCTGAAATTTAAACTAATGGAGGAGATGCTCATCGTTTCTCTGGTGATTCTCGTTTTTCTTTGGCACTTCCCGTCGGCAATCATCCCCATACTTACTATACCGATCTCCGTCATCGTAGCATTTATTCCGATGAATCTTTTGGATGTTAACGCAAATATAATGTCCTTGGCGGGGATGGCGATCTCCATCGGCGTACTAGTGGACGGAGCGATCGTCGAGGTGGAAAACGCGTATAAGAAATTGGAGGAGTGGGAATCGGGAGGAAGAAAAGGCGACTATCATATGGTTCGTCTAGAAGCTTTGCTAGAGGTCGGTCCGTCCGTATTCTTTTCCTTATTAGTCATTGCGGTGGCATTCTTCCCGATCTTCACTCTGGTGGATCAGGAAGGTAGACTCTTTCGTCCATTAGCTTATTCTAAGAATATCGCTATGGCAGTGGCGGCTCTGCTTGCGATTACGCTCGATCCCGCCTTTCGAATGCTATTTACACGAATGGAGCCGTTTCGGTTCAAGAGCGCATTGCTTTCGAAGGTTGCAACCGCGTTGTTCGTAGGAAAATATTATCCGGAAGAAAAGCATCCGGTAAGCAAGATTCTTTTCCGACTTTACGGGCCGGCTTGTCATTGGGTCTTAGAAAGACCCAAAACCGTTATCGCTTCGGCGCTGGCTTTGGTTTTTTTGACGATTCCCGTCTATTTGAGTTTGGGATCGGAGTTCATGCCCCAACTTTATGAAGAATCCCTTTTATACATGCCCACAACGCTTCCCGGTATCTCCGTAGCCGAAGCGGAAAAACTGATGGTGGCGATGGATAAAAAGATCAAATCGTTTCCCGAGGTAAAAAGAGTATTCGGAAAAGCGGGAAGATCCGATACCGCGACGGATTCCGCTCCCTTTTCAATGATGGAGACGGTGATTCTACTAAAGCCTCAGGACGAATGGAGGACAGCGAATCGATTTTATTCCGATTGGCCGCGAATTCTACAACTCCCGTTTTTACCTTTCGTAAACGAACGATTGAGCAAGGACGAACTTATCGAACTGATGAACCGAGAGATGCAATTTCCCGGAGCGACGAACGCTTGGACGATGCCTATAAAAACTCGGATCGATATGTTAAGTACCGGGATGAGAACTCCGATCGGAATCAAGGTCCTCGGTTCTTCCCTGGATGAAATTGAAAAGATAGGAATTCAAATCGAAACTTTGCTCAAAACGAATCAGGACGTGAGAAGCGTCTTTGCGGAAAGGACGGCAGGAGGCTACTTTTTGGATCTGGAACTGAAACGGGAAAAATTGGCCAGATACAATATTTCCGTCGATGCCGCCCAACAAATCATAGTAGCGGCTATCGGCGGAGAGCAGGTAACTCAAACGGTAGAGGGACGGGAACGATTTTCCGTGAACGTCCGCTATCCCCGCGAACTGAGAGATTCTGTGGAGAAAATACGATCGATTCTGGTTCCGACTCAGGAATTCGGCCATATCCCGATCGGAGAAATCGCAGATATCAAAACTAAAACCGGACCGTCCATGATTCGGGATGAGAACGGATTTTTAGCCGGGTATGTCTATGTGGATCCTTCCACGTCCGACATCGGAGGCTTCGTAGATCAGGCAAAAAGAAAGGTTTCCGAATCGATCCGGCTCCCACCCGGCTATTCGATCCTTTGGAGCGGTCAGTACGAAAATATGCTGAGAGTTCGGGAAAGAATGAAATACATTTTACCGCTAACTATCTTTATTATTTTTCTACTATTGTATTTTAATACGAAATCGTACGCGAAAACTATAATCGTTCTCCTAGCGGTTCCGTTTTCATTGATCGGCGCGGTGGGATTATTGTACGTCTTGGATTATCATGTTTCGGTCGCGGTCTGGGTCGGCATGATCGCATTGATGGGCTTGGACGCCGAGACGGGAGTTTTTATGCTGCTCTATTTGGATCTTTCCTACGAATCCGCCGAACGAAAAGGGATGGTTCGAACTCGGGAAGACCGCATAAACGCGATCATACACGGAGCCGTCCATAGGGTTCGCCCCAAAATCATGACCGTCCTGGCTGCGATGATGGGTTTACTTCCGATCATGTGGTCCAACGGGACGGGTTCGGACGTAATGAAACGAATCGCGGCGCCCATGGTCGGCGGGCTTGCCACGAGCTTCCTACTGGAGCTTCTAGTATATCCGCCTATTTACTTATTATGGAAAGAAGGGAAACTCGTCTTTGGACAATCTCTACCGATCGTTTCCAAATTTTTCGACCGAACCGAATCTAAGAAAAAAGACGTTCTAATAACGCAGGTAAAATCGGAAAGTGAAACATTGAATGAAGCGGATTCTTACGAAGATGAAATTCGAAAGACGGCTCAAATCAGAGGAAAGAAGCTTAAAAAAAAGACACTTTCCTAG